The Rhizophagus irregularis chromosome 27, complete sequence DNA window gatgatgatgatgatggattTCCGAAACCAGTAAATCCTGATTGAGTTGTTCCGGTAGATGATGTCGTGAATCCAAATGGTTTAGCTGAACTCTGAGTATTAGTAACAGTACTGAACGGCGATTGGGCTTGAGTTGAGACAGTAGTAGGAGGTGACGTTGTTTTTGGAAAACCAAATAATGAAGGTCCTACAGTTGTTGCAGTTGTTTGACTTGCAGTCGTTTGATTTGCGACTCCAAAACTTATTGGTTTACCAAATCCAGCTGTAACACCACCAAAAGGCGCTgttccattattattaaaaccgCCGAATGCACTACCGCTTTGTTGCGTTGCTGTATTATCTTTAAGCAAACTAGAACCAGCTGCTGCACCTCCAGTCGTGGATTCAGTTGGTTTACTAAATGAAGGAAATGAAGATTGTGTGGTTGAAGAAATTGGAGCACCAAACGAAGGTTTCATAGTCGACGTTTGGGCGAAACTTTGTGAACTAGAAGGAAAAGCAGTTGTTGGAAAAGGAGAATTTGTTGTCAAGGTAGCAGAAGAACTTCCAATAGTAGTATTTGTTGATGAATCACTTATTGGTAATGTTGTTGATCTTGTACCCGCATTGCTTTGAGCACCTGTTGATGTAGACTGCTCGCTACCTTGTGTTGTTGTTGGAGCtgggttattattatttgaactttctgctattaagtaaaattacatttttaatgaCACGTCAAAAGCatgaaaaaagagaagaaagaGAAGAAAGAAGGTAGAGAAAGtagagataaaaaaattacaaagacTTACCCATcgtgataaatttttaaatttttgaaaagtgaAATGTGctgcaataatttttatatgtgtACTAAACGCACGTGATATTCATATGACATGCTATTTTTACGCGATATCAATTAAAAcgacaaataaaaaaaataatagttacTAACGAATTAGATTAATAAATggtaaactatttttaatttgtaatcataattttatatacaaatcttttgtaaatatttattttacaggATCAAGCGAACAAACCGAATTCTATCAAGCCACCGCCTCAGCATAATCGCGTATTGCAAGAAATTACGGGCCCTCTGGTTTTTCAATGTTTAAAATGTCGACTGATAGTGGGCGATTCGTTCGCGTTTGTTACAGCTGATCGTGATTTGAACTCGGTTGTGTTGTATggttagaaatttatttaatttcttacgcgtctttattttatatctttatatatatacattttaacttaaaaaaaaaaaatattaatttcagcAAAACCTCATAACATCAGGGTTGGTACAGATCTGTTATGGTCAAGAGAAGGCATTGATATTGGaaggttaataattttttattggagATGGTACCTATCACAATggctcaaattttttttgtctcaattatatagtacatatattatgatatactgTAACGGTTGTAATTTGACGCTTGGAAAAGTATGGCGTACAACACCACGTAAATTAGATTATATTCggtattaaaaattgttcacAATTACATATccaatttgttaaatttgatgaaattctcactttttcaaaaaatcaaacaGTGATTTATACACACTTAATTTAGATTGCGTTATGATGTAggtatttattttctaatgaattattttgaacaaaaGTATTAGTATTCGCGagttttaatgttttaattattaatttattagctATCAGTTGGGCGATTTTATTGATCCAAATTCTACACCAACGGATATACATACTTTGCCGAGTTCTAGGATGCaacaaatatcaataaataaggtataatactttaattagcaaattcgtttaatatatcataaatttaCGCGACatgaaattgattattaattatgatccaattcattaattatgataaagcTTAAAGACATGATTTTAATACTTAACGAACGGATCACAACATTAGAACATACTCTTGATAAACGCGTAAATAAAACACCAAATGATTCTGCGGTTTCTTCGTCAACCGAAGGTAGCAACGCGTGTATTGTTGTTACATCTCGTGGTATGTAATTTCTTtcgattattttaaagaagaaaGTCTTATTCTTCTGAtctattatatcaaaatttttccttAATTAGGTGCTCAGGATAATTCAATCGAGACACATCCTAATCATCGAATTTTGGGATGATcgtataattttgtaatttaatgttaattgtaagcataaaataattcattcaaATTTTCGATATTTTACGTTCCTACTAAAGATTTACGTGTATCTGAATAAATTTAgtactataattttttttagtttcataagtcacaataatattttaaattaatagctTCCTACTTTTTACATTATCGTTATCCCATTACATTAAAAGTCGCGTTACCATTTCAAGAGAGAGGAAAGGATCGTAAGTATCGTAatcaaaaaaacatttcaaagGAAAACTGACTCATTCTAGCGTATTTAAGTTAAAAACAACACAATATGACAATATTAATAACTCTgctttgaattattatataataaagatctttttttaattcatgaaaataataattattcttttcaaattaggattcaatataatatttttttttcttatcttttttttttcaaataaaaaaatacattgaaaTTTCCTAATACCCtatttatagtataaaattttagtgtatatatattatatttatatatcatttattcatattcatttatttataataatattgatgatgGATTTactataaagtaaaaaagatgaaaagaaaaaaaaaattgttagtaACAGATATTTGACATTCagatttatatacttttttttaaaaaaaaaaatgaaatattaatacatACAACTTTCTCTTCAATTAGACCATCTTTAAATAATGTGAAATAAGGTGTTATACCATCTTCACGATAATTCAACAAAGCGATCATGCCTTCttgttcaaaattttttccagTATAGAACTGAtaatctatttataaataattaaaaattattattactattattatttaaaaaaaaaaaaaaatttttcaataaacacctttatataaaaaaaaaaaaattatatatgtatattaccATTAAAATTGCCTAAGacttttttactaaaattagtaACTTTATCTTGCCATGCTTTCAAATCTACATccggatttttttctttaaccttttcggctaattttttcacatatttttttagataagtTTGATAAGCTTTcttatcaaaagaaatttcttgaaGATTAAATGCGTTAACTACATTATTAACTTGTTCAGATCCTTCTTCAAGTGTTTCCTCAGCTTCCTCAGCTGAAGGATTTGCtccaatatcaatatcaactCCTTTTTTAACCGTTACAAgctatttaagaaaaaaaaaaacatacataatttgatcaaatatgcatatatatattaaagggATAAAAAAACCTGTAGTTACCTGACAGTCAATTTCATAAACGACATCGTCAACCAATTTCATAGGGTAAGCATCAGAACAGAATTCTtcttctaaataaataaaaaaaaaaatcgattttttttgaatgaaatctTACTTTTAGTTGAatataacaacaaaaaaaaaaagaaaaattttataccgGGATGAAAAACATCTTTATagataatcatttttaaaatatttttttacttaaaaatgcgaatgatttagtaaaaaaaaaaaattttttaaaaaaaagttttcccAACAAAAAagtttggttaaaaaaaaaaaaatttttttttttgctttattatattgtcggacaataaaaaaaaaaaaaattgaccaaacataattttcctttatcaggtattaattttcatttttttttaccagcATCATTTAGTACGGCtgaaatcatttaatattagatCTTCCAGAACATTCAAATATAAATCcgattactttatttatattagcaaatttttttttttttggaatacaagataatatatatatacatatatatattttttttttagattacaaaattaatttttccccctaaaaaaaaataaataaataaaaaataaaaattataaaactaacAGGGGTTCTATATAAATCCCCAacgaaaatataatttatctaataaaaaaccaaTTAAAGCTCATATCTATTCTTTCCGATTGCAACCAACTCAACATCGAATACAAGAGCGGCATCCgctgtttttttttcaatataaaaaaaaaaattaatcaagttataaaataaaaagatttttcaaatgTTTTAGCATATAATTACCAGGAATGAGTGGTGGGCTGCCTCTTGGACCATAGGCCAAATCGGAAGGAATAATTATTCTACGTTTTTCTCCAATGCACAttctttaaagtttaaataagtaattaaatacgtaatcaaaaaatattatgatataaatcatgatgataaataataattatgagaCTTACCCGACTAAACCTTGATCCCAACCTATTTTTTAACATACATAAGGGTTAGTTTAATAATAACGGACGATTTTTAAAGCATGTTAGATTATAATTCATAACAAACCTTTAATAACATGTCCAGCACCCAAGGTAAATGTGAAAGGTGTACCGCGAGGTAAGCTAGAATCAAATTCTTTACCATCTTCGAATAAAGTTCCTGTGTAGTGAACGGATAAGGAATCtctgtaaatatataaagaattcaATTAGGGTTCTGATAAAcgatatattttgaaataaagttacattagtataaaatttaccCATTCTTAGATCTCTTACGACAAATTCCGTCGGAAATACGATTCTTAATGCCTAATTCATTAACAAACAATTTATAAACACACAAAAATATgcaacattttaaaatataaaaatacaaaaataaaagtaactTACCAACTTGCAAAGTTTTTGGAGGTTCTTTAGCATCAACGAAATAACATGTCAAACAAACAATAGCTATGAAAAAcaagattattatattttgtctcattttcatatttttttttttttttagaaaaatatttaacttttgttccttattacaaaaatttaaattttttttttccttttttttaaaaaaaagaaatttttcaagcgttaaaaaagaaaaatctcaCTCGAAAAGAtcgtaataataaaaggaGAATTATACGTTGTCAAAAAATGATTGgcgaaataaatttaataaattttaagtttttcaAGGGGCACCAcgtataaattattgtttcatATTTCGTAAAATGCGGGTTTCAGTCTAGTTTAGAAGATTTTACCAAGATTAGCTTAAGTAAAGATTACgtgcgtttttttttaatgcaaagtaatttacttttagtggttcaaaaatttttacttacttACTTTTTTGAAGATTAATGATGatctttgtaattttttttccctctCATTATCacaaacaatatatatttagtaatagaaaatcttttattattgattaacGTTTGTCatataatgttataaatgTTCAAAATCAAGTTTTTCATCCAATTAAAATCTtacatatttgataataatcgTGGTAATAATGGACTTGGAGCTATGAAAAGCCCAAATGAATACatcaaattaattcaatttagaAATAactgtttatttttaaaagttcgGAAAATTAGAAtcaagtttcaaaaaaaaaaacttacggATCAATGATTCAATGTTgcatatataatgtatatatggtaaatataataaatactatacaatacaaaaaaaaaaaaattaaaattttcggAAAATTTATATccgtttaaaattttttccattattattattatttgacgCGATAACAGATATCagatatagtaataataaaagttttaatgattatttgttgaaatttttgacatcaaataaaaataattcatcattatcgtatttgttattattcatataagtattattaattaagcattcttgaaagaaaaatgaaaaaacaaataactaaacaaaaaagaaatttataatgagaaaattttttatatcacaaaataaaattggtgTAAATCATgcatatatttcttttttcagccTCTACtactcaaaattttttatcgtcgaataaatattatctaaaGTTGTTTGTTTATCATCGGCTATAcgattttttgtttattgcaATTACGGGTAATATGTAGTGTTACTAATGTATGACTTTTAAATGAATAGAACTAAACAAAAAGTTTTCTAGATTTTCGGGGTTGATTTAATGAcggaatatatataaagacaATAAAGAAGATATATTTATGCATTACCTGTACATTACACCCTTATAGCTGGTAGATACCTATCGATTAAggtacaatatataaataatcaataaacaaaaaattaaattaggaaaaagattttcaaagACTAATATCGCGTGGAAATTTACCGATTATCCAAGAAAGGAATTAATGACtaataaaggaaattttaattaattggttTATAACttgtatttgatttttttgtcttttcgcaaaaaaattaattatcggagcgaaataaaaatttcggaacaaaaaaaaatatgtcaaGTCGATTAATTTTCAGGATAGTTAATTTTCTTCACAATGCGGGAATACACAAAAACCCTTGAATCTTTTACTGTTCATCTCTTGGCAACACCGAACACTACATAAATGTTATATACACAAATatatgcaatattttttttcttttaaataagatTACTGTTGATATTGAACGAActtaactttcttttttttttccgaattttttttatatatataaaaaaaaactattttttttttttaaaaaaaaaacttttatccAAATCATTCTTTcttattttcaaattgataatgctctatattaaataataatataaataaaatattaccatagaaataacaaatatttattaattgttttttttttgttttaagaatgataatgaaaattaaaatattaatatttttaataatttcaatatccTCAATATTCAAAACTAGTAAAGCACAACGTAAGtattaaaatcttattttgcttaatttaaaatatatttttttcacctttttttttttttttttttaataaatagcaAGTATAATAGATGcaacattaaaagaaaattggtGTAAATCTACAATTGAAGTATGTGAATCAATATGTAGAAGTAGAAATACAGTACCAGCAGTAGATCAATGTACAGGATTAAATTTACTAGAAAATTGTTTATGCACAGATGGTTACGCTCCAACATTaactaattatgaaaatacGGTATCATACTACTTATGTGAATATAATAGACCATCTGGTCCTTGCGTAAATTCTTGTTTCTTGGGTACTCCAGattgcataaaattaaataataataaatcaccCAGTAATATTGGTAATACAAAAACAGCTACTAATGGAGGTCCTAATAATACCGGAGGTCCCGCTAAAGGTCCAATTGCTGGGGGCCCCGCTAAAGGTCCAGGTGGTGCTCCACCAGGTGGTGCTCCAGGTGATGCCCCAGGTGGTGCTCCACCAGGTGGTGCTCCGGGTGGTGCTCCAGGTGGTGCTCCAGGTGCTGCTCCACCAGGTGGTGCTCCAGGTGGTGCTCCAGGTGCTGCTCCAGGTGCTGCTCCAGGTGCTGCTCCAGGTGCTGCTCCACCAGGTGGTGCTCCAGGTGGTGCTCCAGGTGCTGCTCCACCAGGTGGTGCTCCAGGTGCTGCTCCAGGTGCTGCTCCACCGGGTGGTGGTGCTACTCCACCTGCTGGACCAGGTAAAGTTCCAGGTGGTAAGGTACCTGGTCCTCCCGCTGGAGAACCGGGTGGTAAGGTACCGTCTAATGAACCAACAGCGCCACTTCCACCTGGTGATGGTAAAATACCGAGTACTTCATCAGGTAAGTAAATCTTAATctaaaccttttttttgttgatttcGTATACGCAtgtatatttacttttttttccttcttcaATTCGTTAGGTAATCCTTCATCTGGTACAGATAATCCTAATAATCCCAATAATCCCTCAGGAAAAATACCTAATGAAgatcaaaattcaaataataaaaatgttacaatAGCGATTGGAGTAAGCGCAACATTATCATCAATGATAATAgcaataatattagtaatatggTTTAGACGTAAACGTAATAAAACACAATCAGGAGGACATTTCTTTGATACTATAACAAGAAATATTGGAAATGCTTTTAGTAGTAATGGTGGTAATTCAACATCATcggaagaaaaaagaatatcagTATTAAAATCTGGATTAATTAAAGGCAATAATTCTAAAACTAATAGTAGTGGTAATTATTCAACGGAATCATCAAATTTAGCAGTAAGAGAACCTAGTAATAATGAAGTTATTGATTTTGATAATAGAAGAACTAGTGGtggtatttttattactaaaactCATTCTATTAGTGTACAACATGACAATGATTATTTTGGTACTAGTTCTTTAAGTAATCTAAGTTCCGCCAATAGTTTTGTTTCAATGGATAATACAACAAAATCTCGTAATAGAAGTAGTTTTACTTCTAATAATACCAAATCTATTAATAgtgttgaaaatttaaattttaattatactactaataatatgaataataaatatagtagtAGCGATAGTGGTTATTTGGCTAATAGTAGTAATTTGAACACTTCTAGTGAAGATGATAATTTTCTCAATATAAtcactttttaaatattattgtataaattaaattagcaTTAACAATATAACACCACAcattattaccaaaaaaaaaaaaattttgaacctaattaaataatgatgatatttaataatttatcaaaataaataacattgataaaaaaattttcttatctgtggttataattttaaactaaatttttgtaattcctTCAATGCAATTTACTTTCaacaattcatttaaatttttttatccccTTCGAGTAATtcacttaaattttttaataagatttcattttctttaggAGTTCCAACGGTAATTCTTAAACATCCTTCACAACCAATTTCATTTCCTCTATATCTAACTACTATACCATGATTTTCTgctaattctttataaatttgatgagCTCTATCATTACTAACTatattttgatcatttttatctaatatttgTACCAATATAAAATTCGCATCATTTCCTCctaaaatttttccaataccagaaatttttttaatagaagaaataagtttattatgcTCTGAACGTATTTGTTGTTtaattgatttcatttttaaaatattttgttgtgATAACGCTGTATATGTTACATGTGATGTTAACGCACTTATGTTATATGGTGCTTTTGTGTTAttcattaattgaattatatttgGATTAGCGATTGATACTCCAagtctataaataaaaaaatatatatgtatgtatattaaaatatataaacttttttttttaaaaaaaaaaaatcatgaaatttaCTTCCTTTATTTACATTACCTGATACCAGCCAATCcaaaacttttacttaaaGTTTGCATAATAATGAGATTAGGATATTCTGTAACCCATTTAACTAAACTAccatttttattcttttcttcttcaacaaaatcaatataagCTTCATCTATAACTACTACtccattataattttcatcttCTAATAAAATCTTAATTGATTCATGTGATAATGCTGTACCTGTCGGATTTCCTGgtgaacataaaaaaattatttttatattcttttgttcttttataacgtttaatatctttttgtttttttttaaaataataataataataataataatttaattaatttaattaatagatataaataaaatgaaaacttttaattattcacTTAAAAAAccacaaatatatatatatatatatatatattattacctCATCagtttttaattgaaattttccaTCTTCAACATCAAgattaactttaataatattaacatcaTTAATATTTGCACAAACAGAATACATTCCATAAGTTGGTggtgtaattaaaattttgtctttTCCAGGTATacaaaatattcttataattaaatcaatacaTTCATCTGATCCTactcctaaaaaaaaataatctatattaggtacttttctaaattctactaatctttctttaatattaacttgATTTGGATCAGGATATCTATTAAGATTTTCTATTCCTAATGTTAATGTTTCCccattttctttaaataatttatcatcatttttaggTAATATAACTCCAAACGAATTTTCATTTGCATCTAATAGTATTCCTGATGAATAATCATCTCGGGCACATCTATACGGCTTAAGTGTTAATATGTTTGGTCGAACTATCGATTCCAatgaaaacgtttttttattattaatagacattttgtttttttttaaaaaaaacaaaaaaaaaaatgaaataacagactattttataattttatctcgTTACACGAGATTTGTATGATCATAAAGATCTTCATTTTGTTTAccaataaaagaatttggcGCGCAAAAAATTGTGGCTCAATAAtcccttatttaaaaaaaaccgtGATCTACGAAATAGATTATCtcttatcattaaaaatatataattttttttttttaaaaaaaaagaaaagaaaaaaattttttttttaggcatggcatcaaaatatatatcatcattaaaattacCCTCAAAAAAAgtactaatattttttggttcatGCACTggtatatcattattaatatatcgtGACAATAGATTATCAAAAGAAGCTAAAATATCTTTAGTGAACAAAGTTTCTCATTTGGCTTCAGAGCCTTTAAGTGCACACGAATTACCTAGAAAAGTAACTGTTTATTTGGCCCCTCCTTTAGGTGATGGTgtatataaaactaaaattcaCTTTCGTGAGTACGTATTGGTATGTATGAATTGTAATAATCACGTTAAacatttcttcaaataataaaatttatatcaaaattaattttaacttagCCAGTGCTTAATGCTGCTGCTCTGGAGTATGATATTGTTGAAGGTACAAAACCAGGTCAACTTCGTTCAAAAGTG harbors:
- a CDS encoding uncharacterized protein (SECRETED:cutsite_SKA-QP; SECRETED:prob_0.8996); SECRETED:SignalP(1-24), with protein sequence MIMKIKILIFLIISISSIFKTSKAQPSIIDATLKENWCKSTIEVCESICRSRNTVPAVDQCTGLNLLENCLCTDGYAPTLTNYENTVSYYLCEYNRPSGPCVNSCFLGTPDCIKLNNNKSPSNIGNTKTATNGGPNNTGGPAKGPIAGGPAKGPGGAPPGGAPGDAPGGAPPGGAPGGAPGGAPGAAPPGGAPGGAPGAAPGAAPGAAPGAAPPGGAPGGAPGAAPPGGAPGAAPGAAPPGGGATPPAGPGKVPGGKVPGPPAGEPGGKVPSNEPTAPLPPGDGKIPSTSSGNPSSGTDNPNNPNNPSGKIPNEDQNSNNKNVTIAIGVSATLSSMIIAIILVIWFRRKRNKTQSGGHFFDTITRNIGNAFSSNGGNSTSSEEKRISVLKSGLIKGNNSKTNSSGNYSTESSNLAVREPSNNEVIDFDNRRTSGGIFITKTHSISVQHDNDYFGTSSLSNLSSANSFVSMDNTTKSRNRSSFTSNNTKSINSVENLNFNYTTNNMNNKYSSSDSGYLANSSNLNTSSEDDNFLNIITF
- a CDS encoding FK506-binding protein 2B, with translation MKMRQNIIILFFIAIVCLTCYFVDAKEPPKTLQVGIKNRISDGICRKRSKNGDSLSVHYTGTLFEDGKEFDSSLPRGTPFTFTLGAGHVIKGWDQGLVGMCIGEKRRIIIPSDLAYGPRGSPPLIPADAALVFDVELVAIGKNRYEL